GCGAGCCGGATATCTCCCGCGTACCGATCATGATCGACTCCTCGAAATGGGAAGTGATCGAAGCCGGCCTCAAGTGCATCCAGGGCAAGGGCATCGTCAACTCGATCAGCATGAAAGAAGGCGTCGAGCAGTTCATTCATCACGCCAAACTGTGCAAGCGCTATGGCGCCGCCGTCGTGGTGATGGCCTTCGACGAAGTCGGCCAGGCCGACACCGAAGCGCGCAAGAAGGAAATCTGCAAACGCTCCTACGACATTCTGGTCAACGAAGTCGGCTTCCCGCCGGAAGACATCATCTTCGACCCGAACATCTTCGCCGTGGCCACCGGTATCGAAGAACACAACAACTACGCTGTGGACTTCATCAACGCCTGTGCCTACATCCGCGACGAGCTGCCCTACGCCCTGAGTTCCGGTGGCGTGTCCAACGTGTCGTTCTCGTTCCGTGGCAACAACCCGGTGCGCGAGGCGATCCACTCGGTGTTCCTGCTGTATGCGATCCGCAATGGCCTGACCATGGGTATCGTCAACGCCGGCCAGCTGGAAATCTACGACCAGATCCCGCAGGAGTTGCGCGATGCGGTGGAGGACGTGATCCTCAACCGCACCCCGGAAGGCACCGACGCCCTGCTCGCCATCGCCGACAAGTACAAGGGCGACGGCAGCACCAAGGAAGCCGAGACCGAAGAGTGGCGCAACTGGGACGTCAACAAGCGTCTGGAGCACGCGCTGGTCAAGGGCATCACCACCCACATCGTCGAAGACACCGAAGAGTCGCGCCTGTCGTTCGCCCGTCCGATCGAAGTGATCGAAGGGCCGCTGATGGCCGGCATGAACATCGTCGGCGACCTGTTTGGCGCCGGCAAAATGTTCCTGCCGCAGGTGGTGAAATCCGCCCGCGTGATGAAGCAGGCCGTGGCCCACCTGATCCCGTTCATCGAACTGGAAAAAGGCGACAAGCCAGAGGCCAAGGGCAAGATCCTGATGGCCACGGTAAAAGGCGACGTGCACGACATCGGCAAGAACATCGTCGGCGTGGTGCTGGGCTGTAACGGCTACGACATCGTCGACCTCGGTGTGATGGTGCCGGCGGAGAAGATCCTGCAGGTTGCCAAGGACGAGAAGTGCGACATCATCGGCCTGTCCGGCCTGATCACCCCGTCGCTGGATGAGATGGTGCACGTGGCCCGCGAGATGCAGCGCCAGGACTTCCATCTGCCGCTGATGATCGGCGGCGCCACCACCTCCAAGGCGCACACGGCGGTGAAGATCGAACCCAAGTACAGCAACGATGCCGTGGTGTACGTCACTGACGCCTCCCGCGCGGTGGGCGTGGCCACGCAATTGCTGTCCAAGGAGCTCAAGGCCGGTTTCGTCGAGAAGACCCGCGAGGAATACGTCGACGTGCGCGAGCGCACCGCCAACCGCAGCGCCCGTACCGAACGCCTGAGCTACGCCGCCTCGATCGCGAAAAAACCGCAATTCGACTGGGCCAGTTACACCCCGGTCAAACCGACGTTCACCGGTACCAAAGTGCTGGATAACATCGACCTGAAGGTGCTGGCCGAATACATCGACTGGACGCCGTTCTTCATCTCCTGGGATCTGGCCGGCAAATTCCCGCGCATCCTCCAGGATGAAGTGGTGGGCGAAGCCGCTACTGCGCTGTATGCCGACGCCCAGGCCATGCTCGCCAAACTGATCGACGAGAAGCTGATCAGCGCCCGCGCCGTGTTCGGCTTCTGGCCGGCCAACCAGGTGCGCGATGATGACATCGAGCTCTATGGCGATGACGGCAAGCCCCTGGCCAAGTTGCATCATCTGCGCCAGCAGATCATCAAGACCGACGGCAAGCCGAACTTCTCCCTGGCCGACTTCGTCGCGCCGAAGGACAGTGAGCTGACCGACTACGTAGGCGGCTTCATCACCACCGCCGGCATCGGTGCCGAGGAAGTGGCCAAGGCCTACCAGGACGCCGGCGACGATTACAACTCGATCATGGTCAAGGCCCTGGCCGACCGTCTGGCCGAGGCCTGCGCCGAGTGGCTGCACCAGCAGGTACGTAAAGAGCACTGGGGTTACGCCAAGGACGAAGTGCTGGACAACGAGGCGCTGATCAAAGAGCAATACACCGGCATCCGCCCTGCCCCGGGCTACCCGGCCTGCCCCGATCACACCGAGAAGGCCACGCTGTTCGCCCTTCTCGACCCCGAGGCCGCCGAAATGCGTGCCGGCCGCAGCGGCGTGTTCCTCACCGAACACTACGCGATGTTCCCGGCGGCGGCGGTCAGCGGCTGGTACTTCGCTCACCCGCAGGCGCAGTACTTTGCCGTGGGCAAGATCGACAAGGACCAGGTGCAGAGTTATACGTCGCGCAAGGGTCAGGAGCTGAGCGTCACCGAGCGCTGGCTGGCGCCGAACCTGGGTTACGACGAGTAATCCCTTTGCCGACCACAATATTGTGGTCGGCACAAATCCCTGTGGGAGCGAGCCTGCTCGCGATAGCGGCCTGACAGTCAAAGTTGATTCGACTGAAAGGACCTTATCGCGAGCAGGCTCGCTCCCACAGTTGTTTTGTGTACGCCTTAATTGTCTATGCTTACCACTCACACATTCGTGACGAGGGGTTTATGGACGATCCGGTCGACAACAAGCCGCCAACCTTCTGGCAGATGCTGCACAGCGTCATGGCGGCGGCATTCGGGGTGCAGAGCGGGAAGAATCGCGCGCGGGACTTCACCCACGGCAAGCCCAGTCACTTCGTGATCCTGGGGATCCTGTTCACGGCGGTGTTCGCACTGACGCTCTACGGCATCGTACAACTGGTGGTGCACCTGGCAAAGGTCTAGTGCATCAGGGTCTGCAGGCTGAATGGGTAACGATAGGACGTCGGCCGCCCCTTGGCCGACAGCTTGTGAAAGTCCACACCGAAATCCGCCGCTGCGCCCATGGACAGCAAGCGTTTGGCCTGTGCCCGGTCAATCAGCTGTAACAGCGGTATCTGCCGGTCACGTCCACCGTATTGGCTGACGTCGACGCCTTCGTCGTAGTCATGCAACTGCACCAGCGCCCAGCCGCCCAGACTGAAATGCCCACCCAGCAACACACTCAGACGGTTGTCCAGCAAGGCATGCAGCGCTGCGGGCGAGTTGTTGATGGTGCCGAACAACGCATCCTTGCCGGGTTTGCCACCCGTCTCCTCGAAGGCCTGCATCACGCCAAACATCATTTCGTCATTGGCCGACCAGACCAGCGATGTCTGCGGGTAGCGCTTGAACAGCGTCCTGGCCTGTTCGTAGGCACGCTCCCGTGTCCAGCCGCTGGAAACCAACTGACGCAAGTGCACTTCGGGGTGTTCGGCCAGCGCCCTGCGCATGCCCTTTTCCCGCAATTGCGCGGACGGTGTGAGTTTCAATCCGGAAAAGGCCAGCAAGTCTATGGACTGGCCGGGCGCAACCGGCGGGTGCAGGCGGATCAGCTCCTTGAGCATCAGGTAGCCGCCTTCCTCGTCGTTGGGTACCAGGCTGCCTACCCAGTCCGGGTATTTGTCCGACCGTGCACCCAGCAACCGCACCTGGTCCTGACTCAGGCCGTTATTGACAATAAACAGCTTCACCCCGCTACCCAGGGCCAGGCGCAGGATTTCAGGAGCAATGTTTTGCTCGTTGACGAACACCAGATAGTCCGGGCGTTTTGTCCCTTGCAGGGCATCGCGCGCCTGCTTGAGGGTGATGTCAGAGTTGCGGTCCGAATATTCGATACGCAGGTCCATGCCCAGGTTTTTGGCAGCCGCCTGCATGAATTGCGAGTAACTGACCCAAAAAGCTTCCCTGGTGGTTCCCGGATTGAGGAACAACACCGACGCGGCCTGAGCGCAAGGTCCCACGACCGTGGTCAGCGCCAGAAATAAGCCACACAGAAACTTCAACATTTATCGCCCGAGCCCCCGGAAATTCGCCGCGCATTATAGCCAGCGAACGCCCGCAAAACGGCGTTTATTGCAGTTTTTGTCCGACAATCGTCAGACCAGGGCCCGGACGGGTCGTTTACTGATGACTCACCCAGAAAATCGCCGTGCTGACCACCAGAATGATCAGGAACAGAATCGCCCAGGCATCGACCGTGCTATCGCTTTTCCTTGCTTTGGTTGGGTTGCTCATTGCATCGCCTCTTGTCGGTTTTATCGGTGATTGCAGAAAGACTCGACCAGAGTTAAGACGATGATTGCCCGCACGACAAATGTGGGTTAGACGGCAACTATTCGCGTTAGGCGATTTGGTTCTTTACATATATTGAAACATCACTTTTGCGCATAACTGCAAACTGGTATCTTGCCCCGGCTCCGTGGGGAGTGCGCGGCCGTGCGCGCAGAATTGCAGAGGCTCTTGGACTGCGGCAAGCACAAAAACGCAGCTGTATCCGAGCGACCCAGCCTGAGAACAGGACTTATATGTACGTATACGACGAGTACGATCAGCGGATCATCGAGGACCGCGTCAAGCAGTTCCGTGATCAGACCCGACGCTATCTGGCAGGCGAGCTGAGTGAAGAAGAATTCCGCCCTCTGCGCCTGCAGAACGGGCTTTATATCCAGCGTTTCGCGCCGATGTTGCGAGTGGCGGTGCCTTACGGCCAGCTGACTTCGCGCCAGATGCGAATGATGGCCAAGATTGCCCGTGACTACGACAAGGGCTATGCCCACATCAGTACCCGGCAGAACGTGCAGTTCAACTGGCCGGCAGTGGAAGACATCCCGGACATCCTGGCTGAACTGGCCACCGTGCAGATGCACGCGATCCAGACCAGCGGCAACTGCCTGCGCAACGTCACCACCGACCAGTTCGCCGGTGTCGCTGCGGACGAGCTGATCGACCCGCGTCCATGGTGCGAAATCGTTCGTCAATGGACCACTTTCCACCCGGAATTCGCCTACCTGCCGCGCAAATTCAAGATCGCCGTCAACGGTTCGACCTCCGACCGCGCCGCCATCGAAGTCCACGACATTGGCCTTGAGCCGGTGCACAACGCCGCTGGCGAACTGGGCTTCCGCGTGCTGGTCGGTGGCGGCCTGGGCCGTACGCCGGTGGTGGGTGCATTCATCAATGAATTCCTGCCGTGGCAAGACCTGTTGAGCTACCTCGACGCCATCCTGCGGGTCTACAACCGCTATGGCCGTCGCGACAACAAGTACAAGGCCCGAATCAAGATTCTGGTAAAAGCACTGACCCCTGAAGTCTTCGCGCAAAAAGTCGATGCGGAAATGGAACACCTGCGCGGTGGCCAGACCACGCTGACCGAAGCCGAAGTGCATCGCGTCGCCAAACACTTCGTCGACCCGGACTACAAGGCCCTGGACAATCAGGCTGCCGCCCTGGCCGAACTCGACAAGGAACACCCGGGCTTCGCCCGCTGGCGCAGCCGCAACACCGTGGCGCACAAGAAGCCGGGTTATGTGGCCGTGACCCTGTCCCTGAAGCCGACCGGCGTTGCGCCGGGCGACATCACCGACAAGCAGCTCGACGCCGTGGCCGATCTGGCCGAGCGTTACAGCTACGGTCAATTGCGTACTTCCCACGAGCAGAACATCATCCTGGCCGACGTTGAACAGAGCCAGCTGTTTACTCTGTGGGGCGAGTTACGCGAGAAAGGTTTCGCCACGCCGAACATCGGCCTGTTGACCGACATCATCTGCTGCCCTGGCGGTGATTTCTGCTCCCTGGCCAACGCCAAGTCGATCCCGATCGCCGAATCGATCCAGCGTCGCTTCGACGACCTGGACTATCTGTTCGACATCGGCGAACTGGACCTGAACATTTCCGGTTGCATGAACGCTTGCGGTCACCACCACGTCGGCCACATCGGCATCCTCGGGGTGGACAAGAAAGGCGAAGAGTTCTACCAGGTATCCCTGGGCGGCAGCGCCAGTCGCGACGCCAGCCTGGGCAAGATCCTCGGGCCTTCCTTCGCCCAGGACGACATGCCAGACGTGATCTCGAAACTGATCGACGTGTACATCGAACAACGTACCGAAGACGAGCGCTTCATCGACACTTATCAGCGTATCGGCATCGACCTCTTCAAGGAACGCGTCTATGCAGCGAATCATTAAGAACCAAGAAGTCGTCGACGAAACCTGGCACCTGCTGCCCAAGGATTTCAACATCGACGAGATCAGCAACTGCGACGACCTGATCGTCCCGTTGCAGCTGTGGCGCGAACACGCCCGCATGCTCCAGGCCCGCGACGGCGGCCTGGGCGTCTGGCTGGACGCCGATGAAGAAGCCGAAGAAATCGGTGAAGACGCCAACAAGTTCCAGGTCATCGCCTTGAACTTCCCGGCGTTCACCGACGGGCGCAACTACTCCAACGCTCGCCTGCTGCGTGACCGCTATGGTTTCAAGGGTGAATTGCGGGCGATTGGTGATGTGCTGCGCGACCAGTTGTTCTACATGCACCGCTGCGGTTTCGATGCCTTTGCCATTCGCGCCGACAAAGACCCGTACGAAGCCCTGGAAGGTCTCAAGGACTTCTCGGTGACCTATCAGGCCGCCACCGACGAACCGCTGCCGCTGTTCCGTCGCCGTTGATCCTGATGCCTTGAGCCCCTTGCGGGCTCAAGGCTCATGGCGTGTTACGACCCCCCTCCTACCACCGGAAACGGCCGCCCCAAGGCTACCCAGTTGTTGTAGAGCTTCGCCCGGTCTTCCAGTGTCGTGAACGCCGCGAACGGGTTGTCGAAAGCTCCAGCCGGTAATGCCACATCCTGCGTTAATCGCCCCCACAACTCCTGCGAAGCATCGGCGTGCGTCAACAATCGCCAGACCCGTGCCTGAAGCTCCGGATAATTGACCTGAAAATCCGGGGTGAGCGTCAAAGTGTTCATGGTCCCCAGAAACCGCCCGCCCCGTGGCTTGAGCGCCAGGCGTTGCCAGATCTGCAGGTGGGCATCGTGTCGTCCTTGATCCATGTCGCGTAGCCAGGCTGCCGGATCGGCATAGTTGTTTCCCGGTGCACTCAACCACAGGTTCAATCCGGTGTTCTCCCTATGGCTGACGAGCCGTCGCAGCGTGTCTTCGTCCGTTATGGGATTGCCCCACAACAGCACTCGATCCCTGGCGACAGCCTGATTCAGTACGGACTGGGGAACGCGATGAATCCGGTTATTGCGCAAGTCCAGCGCATCGAGATACGGCTGATCCATGATTCCGATCGGGCACGACGTGATTTGCGTATCGTCGAGCCTCAGTACTCGCAACTGACTCATACCGATGACTACAGGGGGAGCACCCAACGGGTTATTGCCAAGATCCAGCGATTGAAGGTTAGTCAATTGAGCCAACTGGCCGGCCTCGGCGCCTTGAAAGGTCAATTGGGTGGTACGCAGGTTCAACGAGGTGAGGTGTTGTAACTGAGGTATCGCTGGCGGCAAAGCGCTCACCAGTTGTCCGTTGATGTCGGGCAATCGCAGGTCCGTCTGTTCCAGGTTCAGGGTTCGCAGATTGGGAAAACGTTCCAGAAAGCCATTCAACGTTTCCCGTTCGAACACGTGGAAGCTTCCGAGGTTCAGCCCCACCACATCATTGAAACGGACATTCAGGTCCGGTAACCGATGAAAGTCCTCGTGGCTCATGTTCATCGTGAAACCTGCAACGTGATCTCCTGAATAGTGGCTATTGGGCCTGGGTGAGCGTTTCTCGAAGATCGAAATCAGTTCATCGGCGAGTTCGCCTCTGGTTTCAAGCTCGTACTCCATCGTGTCTTGCAAGATTTCCACGTTACGCGATGCGATCTCCGCGAAGGTAAGGTCCTCTGTCCCCGGGTCGCCTATTTGCAGGAAAGGCACGTCCATATCATGGATGTCTTGCGCCACTTGATCGAGCCAGGACTCAAGGTCCGTATGCAACTGCTGCAACTGCTGTCGCAAGTGATCGATGTGAGCCTGCGCGCCACTTCCTGCACGCTGCAGAATCTCATCGACTTCGTTGCTGGAAAACTCGGGGTAAATGTCCTTGAGCTGCAACCTCATCATTTCTTGCGTCAAGGCCGCCCCTTCAGGCGTGTCGGGATAGCCTCCGCCTCTAAGCCCCGACGCCTCGAAGGGCAGGCCCGAGTCCATTCTGCCCAGACCGAGCATCAGCTCTGAACGAAGCAGCGGCCGGTCGCTGACTTTCAGCTTCAGTTCATTGCCAGGACTGCTGGGTATCAACCCCAATGCCGAACGCTCGTCCGCGGACAGCAAACTGGCGACAGCCTCGTAAATATCTGTGGTCGCAGAGGACTCCGTTGAATGGGTGGCGGGTAGATAGCCCGCGCCAGACCTGATCACGACCCGGCAATCAAGCGTATCGAGCGGGCCACTGCGATCCAGCAGCTGCCTTGCGATTGAACTGTCCCGGATCTCGATTCGCAGGCCCTTGGGCCAGCCAGGCAGATTTTTCAGCGAGTGCAGGGCCAGCGTGTCGGTCTCCGGATTGGAAATCGAGCGCAAGTAAAGACCTTCATAAGCTCGATTGAGACGCACATGTTGCTGGTACTGGCGAGCCTTGCTATC
This genomic interval from Pseudomonas putida contains the following:
- a CDS encoding DUF934 domain-containing protein encodes the protein MQRIIKNQEVVDETWHLLPKDFNIDEISNCDDLIVPLQLWREHARMLQARDGGLGVWLDADEEAEEIGEDANKFQVIALNFPAFTDGRNYSNARLLRDRYGFKGELRAIGDVLRDQLFYMHRCGFDAFAIRADKDPYEALEGLKDFSVTYQAATDEPLPLFRRR
- a CDS encoding nitrite/sulfite reductase, translating into MYVYDEYDQRIIEDRVKQFRDQTRRYLAGELSEEEFRPLRLQNGLYIQRFAPMLRVAVPYGQLTSRQMRMMAKIARDYDKGYAHISTRQNVQFNWPAVEDIPDILAELATVQMHAIQTSGNCLRNVTTDQFAGVAADELIDPRPWCEIVRQWTTFHPEFAYLPRKFKIAVNGSTSDRAAIEVHDIGLEPVHNAAGELGFRVLVGGGLGRTPVVGAFINEFLPWQDLLSYLDAILRVYNRYGRRDNKYKARIKILVKALTPEVFAQKVDAEMEHLRGGQTTLTEAEVHRVAKHFVDPDYKALDNQAAALAELDKEHPGFARWRSRNTVAHKKPGYVAVTLSLKPTGVAPGDITDKQLDAVADLAERYSYGQLRTSHEQNIILADVEQSQLFTLWGELREKGFATPNIGLLTDIICCPGGDFCSLANAKSIPIAESIQRRFDDLDYLFDIGELDLNISGCMNACGHHHVGHIGILGVDKKGEEFYQVSLGGSASRDASLGKILGPSFAQDDMPDVISKLIDVYIEQRTEDERFIDTYQRIGIDLFKERVYAANH
- a CDS encoding DUF2970 domain-containing protein codes for the protein MDDPVDNKPPTFWQMLHSVMAAAFGVQSGKNRARDFTHGKPSHFVILGILFTAVFALTLYGIVQLVVHLAKV
- a CDS encoding ABC transporter substrate-binding protein, yielding MLKFLCGLFLALTTVVGPCAQAASVLFLNPGTTREAFWVSYSQFMQAAAKNLGMDLRIEYSDRNSDITLKQARDALQGTKRPDYLVFVNEQNIAPEILRLALGSGVKLFIVNNGLSQDQVRLLGARSDKYPDWVGSLVPNDEEGGYLMLKELIRLHPPVAPGQSIDLLAFSGLKLTPSAQLREKGMRRALAEHPEVHLRQLVSSGWTRERAYEQARTLFKRYPQTSLVWSANDEMMFGVMQAFEETGGKPGKDALFGTINNSPAALHALLDNRLSVLLGGHFSLGGWALVQLHDYDEGVDVSQYGGRDRQIPLLQLIDRAQAKRLLSMGAAADFGVDFHKLSAKGRPTSYRYPFSLQTLMH
- the metH gene encoding methionine synthase translates to MSDRSVRLQALKHALKERILILDGGMGTMIQSYKLEEQDYRGKRFADWPSDVKGNNDLLVLTRPDVIAGIEKAYLDAGADILETNTFNATQISMADYGMEALVYELNVEGARLARKVADAKTLETPDKPRFVAGVLGPTSRTCSLSPDVNNPGYRNVTFDELVENYTEATKGLIEGGADLILIETIFDTLNAKAAIFAVQGVFEELGIELPIMISGTITDASGRTLSGQTTEAFWNSVAHAKPISVGLNCALGARELRPYLEELSDKAGTHVSAHPNAGLPNEFGEYDELPSETAKVIEEFAQSGFLNIVGGCCGTTPGHIEAIAKAVAGYAPRQIPDIPKACRLSGLEPFTIDRNSLFVNVGERTNITGSAKFARLIREDNYTEALEVALQQVEAGAQVIDINMDEGMLDSQKAMVTFLNLIAGEPDISRVPIMIDSSKWEVIEAGLKCIQGKGIVNSISMKEGVEQFIHHAKLCKRYGAAVVVMAFDEVGQADTEARKKEICKRSYDILVNEVGFPPEDIIFDPNIFAVATGIEEHNNYAVDFINACAYIRDELPYALSSGGVSNVSFSFRGNNPVREAIHSVFLLYAIRNGLTMGIVNAGQLEIYDQIPQELRDAVEDVILNRTPEGTDALLAIADKYKGDGSTKEAETEEWRNWDVNKRLEHALVKGITTHIVEDTEESRLSFARPIEVIEGPLMAGMNIVGDLFGAGKMFLPQVVKSARVMKQAVAHLIPFIELEKGDKPEAKGKILMATVKGDVHDIGKNIVGVVLGCNGYDIVDLGVMVPAEKILQVAKDEKCDIIGLSGLITPSLDEMVHVAREMQRQDFHLPLMIGGATTSKAHTAVKIEPKYSNDAVVYVTDASRAVGVATQLLSKELKAGFVEKTREEYVDVRERTANRSARTERLSYAASIAKKPQFDWASYTPVKPTFTGTKVLDNIDLKVLAEYIDWTPFFISWDLAGKFPRILQDEVVGEAATALYADAQAMLAKLIDEKLISARAVFGFWPANQVRDDDIELYGDDGKPLAKLHHLRQQIIKTDGKPNFSLADFVAPKDSELTDYVGGFITTAGIGAEEVAKAYQDAGDDYNSIMVKALADRLAEACAEWLHQQVRKEHWGYAKDEVLDNEALIKEQYTGIRPAPGYPACPDHTEKATLFALLDPEAAEMRAGRSGVFLTEHYAMFPAAAVSGWYFAHPQAQYFAVGKIDKDQVQSYTSRKGQELSVTERWLAPNLGYDE